A genomic window from Lasioglossum baleicum chromosome 7, iyLasBale1, whole genome shotgun sequence includes:
- the Cep164 gene encoding centrosomal protein 164 isoform X3 — translation MSISQDSAATIVCREVFDETSHPSNEEVLDYARRLGIDPDAEPHLMDLAREGLMAALPKGWQPCYQESTGAWYYYQASTGTTTWEHPLDAVYRELVEQARAGNTRQMSVAEEDSKTTAKDLESHEEATLPKEPSSSKDLVKSSSKTSLPPTRIPTKLTPLKKPDKLDGTRRKESPSQEIPTKYQNEKPETPLATDRAARDYTNLKFQDPKFYECPKLLENVVSPSTSMATSTMVVPAKELDLKEVLKRSESLSPRNEKWGQLSCKFSSEESIIDIDKLSASTLFKSEKTDKFDKEKHPSQFGQPKELTLSGGGTMFLKSNRSRDNTPSQEAAKLDDFRTIAITDEIATVGGDRLKSILREKQSEDDDRPVDEERKSVRFDIEREVDIKFTYSEDDWDSESEEQNVRISAVVMNKVTGSILSSQRSSSQSFDDKEEPENKEDSESKLDEDTRKSSSSDKAESSTKNAKIVGRRFVVQNVSENEHRNQMAKESLSRESMSRESSLDYVPSKFDKVKNIDLVSKSETDCSVARSTDSDEFRKSKLKSEKPKKSAIKFSKQTDDDDTSDLSRVNQEVDLPRQDSGELKSFEETKAQLRMDHQNEIESLKKEYEEKLEKTRWDLEQSFVAEKTLLEKNMDDKLEELRRVMSEREEREIQQLIAEMDEARLENLKKVKAELEVCYEKERQEILTNLKIELDERKRELLELRNQEMGKLEDEHERDLGEEKLAKLSEMELTKQHNEKIEALKKELEKEFDELRAELWTRQREKITKITEDHEKCLEDILRNFRIDETVAQQQIYKQRLGDMWPGRSVEIKARKLAEQRSYQQESVDIEKMRSENRLMQDKYTALREKYKKLKNDVRLAVERRSWRKAEYNTASETERSTSTRTRTDITESSEQNTPVRNTRSSSAARNGKPQEAQSAADRSDQQDQQDQQEADASCSQKTASGCQKMAAAGNSKTAAKFESDDTTTASETNANMMMMKKKKNFSKRTSSAVRASSNTAANNSNNNNNNNNNPDNPVENIRKQLEKLEDLGDQLPSTETAYTLRYPFQDKAPANASSELEFFRHRIHVERDSVRRAQEALRDQETAFQGRQRAWKQSSARATLEQLVQEERELSDVEVSLHRTKSLLGEKVIHLRHLEQTLERVASARRNENDATSTRNDELTLSDMSSASSGFSSTDLGTDTFIGTFGTPNIQSNILSQLTAAQPPTTATQNIIAQYGPNSGFTTSVGTVEKTTSNLMERTWNLRDWLRQARVENTDLITPGQATL, via the exons ATGAGCATTTCCCAGGACAGCGCCGCCACGATCGTCTGCAGGGAGGTCTTTGACGAGACGTCGCATCCGTCGAACGAAG AGGTGCTCGACTATGCGAGGCGCTTGGGAATTGACCCCGATGCTGAGCCGCACCTCATGGACTTGGCCCGGGAGGGCCTCATGGCGGCCCTTCCGAAAGGCTGGCAGCCATGCTACCAGGAGTCGACGGGCGCTTGGTATTACTACCAAGCTTCCACCGGAACAACCACCTGGGAGCACCCTTTGGATGCCGTGTACAGAGAGCTGGTCGAGCAGGCCAGGGCTGGCAACACCAGGCAAATGAGCGTCG CAGAGGAGGATTCGAAGACGACAGCCAAGGACTTGGAGTCGCACGAAGAGGCGACATTACCCAAGGAACCATCCTCCTCGAAGGATCTAGTCAAATCCTCCAGCAAGACCAGTTTACCACCGACAAGGATCCCCACGAAGTTGACACCGCTGAAGAAACCAGACAAATTGGATGGAACAAGAAGAAAGGAAAGTCCGAGCCAGGAGATACCGACCAAGTATCAAAATGAAAAGCCGGAAACCCCGCTGGCGACAGACAGAGCTGCCAGGGACTACACCAACCTGAAGTTCCAAGATCCTAAGTTCTACGAGTGCCCGAAACTTCTGGAAAACGTTGTATCCCCGTCGACGTCGATGGCGACATCGACCATGGTTGTTCCCGCGAAAGAGCTCGACTTGAAGGAAGTATTGAAGAGGTCCGAGTCCCTTAGTCCCAGGAATGAAAAGTGGGGACAGCTGTCCTGCAAGTTCAGCTCCGAGGAGAGTATCATCGACATTGATAAACTCAGCGCTTCCACGTTGTTCAAGTCGGAGAAGACTGATAAATTCGACAAAGAGAAACACCCTAGCCAGTTCGGCCAGCCGAAGGAGCTAACTTTAAGTGGCGGGGGGACTATGTTTCTGAAGAGTAACAGAAGCCGGGATAATACGCCTAGTCAAGAGGCTGCTAAGCTCGATGACTTCCGGACCATTGCGATTACCGACGAGATCGCCACCGTTGGCGGAGACAGGCTCAAGTCCATTCTCAGGGAGAAGCAGTCCGAAGATG ATGACAGACCAGTGGACGAAGAGCGCAAGAGCGTCCGCTTCGACATCGAGAGGGAGGTGGACATCAAGTTCACGTATTCGGAGGACGACTGGGACTCGGAATCGGAAGAGCAGAACGTCCGGATATCCGCGGTGGTCATGAACAAAGTCACCGGCTCGATACTGTCCTCTCAACGATCCAGTAGTCAGAGCTTCGATGACAAAGAGGAGCCCGAGAACAAAGAAGACTCTGAGAGCAAGCTCGACGAGGACACCAGGAAGAGTTCGTCGTCGGACAAGGCGGAGTCCTCAACGAAGAATGCGAAAATCGTCGGCAGGAGGTTCGTCGTTCAGAACGTCTCCGAGAACGAGCACCGCAATCAAATGGCCAAAGAAAGTCTTTCCAGAGAGAGTATGTCCAGAGAAAGCAGCCTGGACTATGTGCCGAGCAAGTTCGATAAGGTGAAGAACATCGATCTGGTCTCGAAGAGCGAAACCGACTGCAGCGTGGCGAGGAGCACCGACTCTGACGAGTTCAGGAAGAGCAAACTGAAGTCGGAGAAGCCGAAGAAGTCAGCGATTAAATTCTCGAAGCAGACCGACGACGACGATACGTCCGACTTGTCCAGAGTGAATCAAGAGGTGGACCTTCCGCGGCAAGACAGTGGCGAGCTGAAGAGCTTCGAAGAGACGAAGGCGCAGCTGAGGATGGATCACCAGAATGAGATCGAATCGCTGAAGAAGGAGTACGAGGAGAAACTGGAGAAGACAAGGTGGGACCTGGAGCAGAGTTTCGTAGCGGAGAAGACGCTCTTGGAGAAGAATATGGACGACAAGCTGGAGGAGCTGAGACGCGTGATGTCTGAGAGG GAGGAACGAGAGATTCAGCAACTGATCGCTGAAATGGACGAGGCGAGGCTGGAGAACCTGAAGAAAGTGAAGGCCGAGCTGGAAGTCTGctacgagaaagagagacaagAGATTCTGACGAACTTGAAGATCGAATTGGACGAGAGGAAGCGGGAGCTGTTGGAATTGAGAAATCAGGAGATGGGGAAGCTGGAGGATGAGCACGAGCGTGATCTCGGCGAGGAGAAGCTCGCCAAGCTCAGCGAGATGGAACTGACGAAACAGCACAACGAAAAGATCGAAGCGCTGAAGAAGGAACTGGAGAAAGAGTTCGACGAGCTGCGTGCCGAGCTCTGGACACGACAGAGGGAGAAAATAACGAAAATTACGGAGGATCACGAGAAGTGCCTAGAGGACATTCTGCGTAATTTCCGGATCGAC GAGACCGTAGCCCAGCAGCAAATCTACAAGCAGCGTTTAGGGGATATGTGGCCAGGCAGATCCGTGGAGATCAAGGCGAGGAAGCTGGCGGAGCAACGGTCCTACCAACAGGAGAGCGTCGACATCGAGAAGATGAGGTCCGAGAACCGTCTGATGCAGGACAAGTATACCGCGCTCAGGGAAAAGTACAAGAAGCTGAAGAACGACGTTCGTCTGGCTGTCGAAAGGAGAAGCTGGAGGAAGGCGGAGTACAACACGGCCTCCGAAACGGAAAGGTCGACGTCCACCAGGACGAGGACCGATATTACCGAGTCGTCGGAACAAAA TACCCCGGTGAGGAACACGCGGTCTAGCTCTGCGGCGAGAAACGGAAAGCCGCAGGAGGCTCAGTCCGCGGCCGATCGGTCCGATCAGCAGGATCAGCAGGATCAGCAGGAAGCGGACGCCTCGTGCTCGCAGAAGACAGCTTCAGGTTGCCAGAAGATGGCCGCCGCGGGCAACTCGAAAACCGCCGCGAAATTCGAGTCCGACGACACGACCACCGCCAGCGAGACGAACGCGAAcatgatgatgatgaagaagaagaagaacttcAGCAAGAGAACGTCCAGCGCAGTACGGGCCAGCTCGAACACCGCTgccaacaacagcaacaacaataacaacaacaacaacaaccccGATAATCCGGTCGAGAATATCAGGAAGCAGCTAGAGAAGCTGGAAGACCTCGGTGACCAGCTTCCTAGCACCGAAACGGCCTACACCTTGCGATATCCTTTCCAAGACAAAG CACCGGCGAACGCCTCTTCGGAGCTGGAATTCTTCCGGCACCGTATCCACGTCGAGAGGGACTCCGTGAGGAGGGCACAGGAGGCGCTCCGAGACCAGGAGACCGCTTTTCAGGGACGGCAGAGGGCTTGGAAGCAAAGCAGCGCACGGGCGAccctagaacaattagttcag GAAGAACGCGAGCTTTCAGATGTGGAAGTGAGTTTGCACCGTACGAAAAGTCTCCTCGGGGAGAAGGTGATACATTTGAGACACTTAGAGCAAACGCTGGAGAGAGTTGCCAGCGCAAGACGGAACGAGAACGACGCGACTTCTACAAGAAACGACGAATTAACTTTGAGCGATATGTCTAGCGCAAGCAGCGGTTTCAGCTCCACTGATCTGGGAACGGACACGTTTATAG GAACGTTTGGTACTCCgaatatacagtcaaacatccTGTCCCAATTGACAGCTGCGCAACCACCGACCACCGCCACGCAAAACATAATCGCCCAATACGGTCCTAACAGTGGTTTCACGACCAGTGTCGGCACCGTTGAGAAAACCACCTCGAACCTAATGGAACGAACGTGGAATTTGAGGGACTGGTTACGACAAGCCCGTGTCGAGAATACTGACCTGATCACTCCAGGGCAGGCGACCCTCTGA
- the Cep164 gene encoding centrosomal protein 164 isoform X1: protein MSISQDSAATIVCREVFDETSHPSNEEVLDYARRLGIDPDAEPHLMDLAREGLMAALPKGWQPCYQESTGAWYYYQASTGTTTWEHPLDAVYRELVEQARAGNTRQMSVAEEDSKTTAKDLESHEEATLPKEPSSSKDLVKSSSKTSLPPTRIPTKLTPLKKPDKLDGTRRKESPSQEIPTKYQNEKPETPLATDRAARDYTNLKFQDPKFYECPKLLENVVSPSTSMATSTMVVPAKELDLKEVLKRSESLSPRNEKWGQLSCKFSSEESIIDIDKLSASTLFKSEKTDKFDKEKHPSQFGQPKELTLSGGGTMFLKSNRSRDNTPSQEAAKLDDFRTIAITDEIATVGGDRLKSILREKQSEDDDRPVDEERKSVRFDIEREVDIKFTYSEDDWDSESEEQNVRISAVVMNKVTGSILSSQRSSSQSFDDKEEPENKEDSESKLDEDTRKSSSSDKAESSTKNAKIVGRRFVVQNVSENEHRNQMAKESLSRESMSRESSLDYVPSKFDKVKNIDLVSKSETDCSVARSTDSDEFRKSKLKSEKPKKSAIKFSKQTDDDDTSDLSRVNQEVDLPRQDSGELKSFEETKAQLRMDHQNEIESLKKEYEEKLEKTRWDLEQSFVAEKTLLEKNMDDKLEELRRVMSEREEREIQQLIAEMDEARLENLKKVKAELEVCYEKERQEILTNLKIELDERKRELLELRNQEMGKLEDEHERDLGEEKLAKLSEMELTKQHNEKIEALKKELEKEFDELRAELWTRQREKITKITEDHEKCLEDILRNFRIDETVAQQQIYKQRLGDMWPGRSVEIKARKLAEQRSYQQESVDIEKMRSENRLMQDKYTALREKYKKLKNDVRLAVERRSWRKAEYNTASETERSTSTRTRTDITESSEQNTPVRNTRSSSAARNGKPQEAQSAADRSDQQDQQDQQEADASCSQKTASGCQKMAAAGNSKTAAKFESDDTTTASETNANMMMMKKKKNFSKRTSSAVRASSNTAANNSNNNNNNNNNPDNPVENIRKQLEKLEDLGDQLPSTETAYTLRYPFQDKAPANASSELEFFRHRIHVERDSVRRAQEALRDQETAFQGRQRAWKQSSARATLEQLVQEERELSDVEVSLHRTKSLLGEKVIHLRHLEQTLERVASARRNENDATSTRNDELTLSDMSSASSGFSSTDLGTDTFIDKPDHYQESTEIIASLENLNSEIREIWGVLNKRHDSNVPPPPTLMYSYLRWLRFHHLAAQPNNVQGTFGTPNIQSNILSQLTAAQPPTTATQNIIAQYGPNSGFTTSVGTVEKTTSNLMERTWNLRDWLRQARVENTDLITPGQATL, encoded by the exons ATGAGCATTTCCCAGGACAGCGCCGCCACGATCGTCTGCAGGGAGGTCTTTGACGAGACGTCGCATCCGTCGAACGAAG AGGTGCTCGACTATGCGAGGCGCTTGGGAATTGACCCCGATGCTGAGCCGCACCTCATGGACTTGGCCCGGGAGGGCCTCATGGCGGCCCTTCCGAAAGGCTGGCAGCCATGCTACCAGGAGTCGACGGGCGCTTGGTATTACTACCAAGCTTCCACCGGAACAACCACCTGGGAGCACCCTTTGGATGCCGTGTACAGAGAGCTGGTCGAGCAGGCCAGGGCTGGCAACACCAGGCAAATGAGCGTCG CAGAGGAGGATTCGAAGACGACAGCCAAGGACTTGGAGTCGCACGAAGAGGCGACATTACCCAAGGAACCATCCTCCTCGAAGGATCTAGTCAAATCCTCCAGCAAGACCAGTTTACCACCGACAAGGATCCCCACGAAGTTGACACCGCTGAAGAAACCAGACAAATTGGATGGAACAAGAAGAAAGGAAAGTCCGAGCCAGGAGATACCGACCAAGTATCAAAATGAAAAGCCGGAAACCCCGCTGGCGACAGACAGAGCTGCCAGGGACTACACCAACCTGAAGTTCCAAGATCCTAAGTTCTACGAGTGCCCGAAACTTCTGGAAAACGTTGTATCCCCGTCGACGTCGATGGCGACATCGACCATGGTTGTTCCCGCGAAAGAGCTCGACTTGAAGGAAGTATTGAAGAGGTCCGAGTCCCTTAGTCCCAGGAATGAAAAGTGGGGACAGCTGTCCTGCAAGTTCAGCTCCGAGGAGAGTATCATCGACATTGATAAACTCAGCGCTTCCACGTTGTTCAAGTCGGAGAAGACTGATAAATTCGACAAAGAGAAACACCCTAGCCAGTTCGGCCAGCCGAAGGAGCTAACTTTAAGTGGCGGGGGGACTATGTTTCTGAAGAGTAACAGAAGCCGGGATAATACGCCTAGTCAAGAGGCTGCTAAGCTCGATGACTTCCGGACCATTGCGATTACCGACGAGATCGCCACCGTTGGCGGAGACAGGCTCAAGTCCATTCTCAGGGAGAAGCAGTCCGAAGATG ATGACAGACCAGTGGACGAAGAGCGCAAGAGCGTCCGCTTCGACATCGAGAGGGAGGTGGACATCAAGTTCACGTATTCGGAGGACGACTGGGACTCGGAATCGGAAGAGCAGAACGTCCGGATATCCGCGGTGGTCATGAACAAAGTCACCGGCTCGATACTGTCCTCTCAACGATCCAGTAGTCAGAGCTTCGATGACAAAGAGGAGCCCGAGAACAAAGAAGACTCTGAGAGCAAGCTCGACGAGGACACCAGGAAGAGTTCGTCGTCGGACAAGGCGGAGTCCTCAACGAAGAATGCGAAAATCGTCGGCAGGAGGTTCGTCGTTCAGAACGTCTCCGAGAACGAGCACCGCAATCAAATGGCCAAAGAAAGTCTTTCCAGAGAGAGTATGTCCAGAGAAAGCAGCCTGGACTATGTGCCGAGCAAGTTCGATAAGGTGAAGAACATCGATCTGGTCTCGAAGAGCGAAACCGACTGCAGCGTGGCGAGGAGCACCGACTCTGACGAGTTCAGGAAGAGCAAACTGAAGTCGGAGAAGCCGAAGAAGTCAGCGATTAAATTCTCGAAGCAGACCGACGACGACGATACGTCCGACTTGTCCAGAGTGAATCAAGAGGTGGACCTTCCGCGGCAAGACAGTGGCGAGCTGAAGAGCTTCGAAGAGACGAAGGCGCAGCTGAGGATGGATCACCAGAATGAGATCGAATCGCTGAAGAAGGAGTACGAGGAGAAACTGGAGAAGACAAGGTGGGACCTGGAGCAGAGTTTCGTAGCGGAGAAGACGCTCTTGGAGAAGAATATGGACGACAAGCTGGAGGAGCTGAGACGCGTGATGTCTGAGAGG GAGGAACGAGAGATTCAGCAACTGATCGCTGAAATGGACGAGGCGAGGCTGGAGAACCTGAAGAAAGTGAAGGCCGAGCTGGAAGTCTGctacgagaaagagagacaagAGATTCTGACGAACTTGAAGATCGAATTGGACGAGAGGAAGCGGGAGCTGTTGGAATTGAGAAATCAGGAGATGGGGAAGCTGGAGGATGAGCACGAGCGTGATCTCGGCGAGGAGAAGCTCGCCAAGCTCAGCGAGATGGAACTGACGAAACAGCACAACGAAAAGATCGAAGCGCTGAAGAAGGAACTGGAGAAAGAGTTCGACGAGCTGCGTGCCGAGCTCTGGACACGACAGAGGGAGAAAATAACGAAAATTACGGAGGATCACGAGAAGTGCCTAGAGGACATTCTGCGTAATTTCCGGATCGAC GAGACCGTAGCCCAGCAGCAAATCTACAAGCAGCGTTTAGGGGATATGTGGCCAGGCAGATCCGTGGAGATCAAGGCGAGGAAGCTGGCGGAGCAACGGTCCTACCAACAGGAGAGCGTCGACATCGAGAAGATGAGGTCCGAGAACCGTCTGATGCAGGACAAGTATACCGCGCTCAGGGAAAAGTACAAGAAGCTGAAGAACGACGTTCGTCTGGCTGTCGAAAGGAGAAGCTGGAGGAAGGCGGAGTACAACACGGCCTCCGAAACGGAAAGGTCGACGTCCACCAGGACGAGGACCGATATTACCGAGTCGTCGGAACAAAA TACCCCGGTGAGGAACACGCGGTCTAGCTCTGCGGCGAGAAACGGAAAGCCGCAGGAGGCTCAGTCCGCGGCCGATCGGTCCGATCAGCAGGATCAGCAGGATCAGCAGGAAGCGGACGCCTCGTGCTCGCAGAAGACAGCTTCAGGTTGCCAGAAGATGGCCGCCGCGGGCAACTCGAAAACCGCCGCGAAATTCGAGTCCGACGACACGACCACCGCCAGCGAGACGAACGCGAAcatgatgatgatgaagaagaagaagaacttcAGCAAGAGAACGTCCAGCGCAGTACGGGCCAGCTCGAACACCGCTgccaacaacagcaacaacaataacaacaacaacaacaaccccGATAATCCGGTCGAGAATATCAGGAAGCAGCTAGAGAAGCTGGAAGACCTCGGTGACCAGCTTCCTAGCACCGAAACGGCCTACACCTTGCGATATCCTTTCCAAGACAAAG CACCGGCGAACGCCTCTTCGGAGCTGGAATTCTTCCGGCACCGTATCCACGTCGAGAGGGACTCCGTGAGGAGGGCACAGGAGGCGCTCCGAGACCAGGAGACCGCTTTTCAGGGACGGCAGAGGGCTTGGAAGCAAAGCAGCGCACGGGCGAccctagaacaattagttcag GAAGAACGCGAGCTTTCAGATGTGGAAGTGAGTTTGCACCGTACGAAAAGTCTCCTCGGGGAGAAGGTGATACATTTGAGACACTTAGAGCAAACGCTGGAGAGAGTTGCCAGCGCAAGACGGAACGAGAACGACGCGACTTCTACAAGAAACGACGAATTAACTTTGAGCGATATGTCTAGCGCAAGCAGCGGTTTCAGCTCCACTGATCTGGGAACGGACACGTTTATAG ACAAACCGGATCACTACCAGGAGTCGACGGAAATCATCGCAAGCCTGGAAAATCTAAACTCGGAAATACGTGAGATCTGGGGCGTCCTGAATAAACGACACGACAGTAACGTGCCGCCGCCCCCAACTTTGATGTATTCTTATTTACGATGGCTACGATTTCATCATCTCGCTGCGCAGCCGAACAATGTACAAG GAACGTTTGGTACTCCgaatatacagtcaaacatccTGTCCCAATTGACAGCTGCGCAACCACCGACCACCGCCACGCAAAACATAATCGCCCAATACGGTCCTAACAGTGGTTTCACGACCAGTGTCGGCACCGTTGAGAAAACCACCTCGAACCTAATGGAACGAACGTGGAATTTGAGGGACTGGTTACGACAAGCCCGTGTCGAGAATACTGACCTGATCACTCCAGGGCAGGCGACCCTCTGA